Proteins encoded within one genomic window of Neodiprion fabricii isolate iyNeoFabr1 chromosome 6, iyNeoFabr1.1, whole genome shotgun sequence:
- the LOC124184453 gene encoding uncharacterized protein LOC124184453, giving the protein MCQASMPLMKKKVQDSSCDPIDFESEKSQCRGFHGLSSITTNEAMSSLTGVTLSIFSFLLNLLPDCKNSKVDKKTKLLITLVKLKTGLTFTAMSVLFDIHRTTVYRIFINNLQQMNIIIKNFIFWPSKVAVQTTLPEAFKIHYPNTRVIIDCTEVKTEVPPEVKHRVLMYSDYKHHHTIKFSVGCAPNGFISFLSKCYGGRAGDCYITNDCGLVDLIEPGDVVLADKGFPQIQTKVDEKNAIFVMPPFCTKDQFSPEEVDETYNIASVRIHIERVNQRIKDFYILSKVPASLFSLIDEIVFVICAIINIQKPLFKERDQSTTECKTKE; this is encoded by the coding sequence ATGTGTCAAGCTTCGATGCCACTTATGAAGAAAAAGGTCCAAGATTCCAGTTGCGATCCAATCGATTTTGAATCCGAAAAATCGCAATGTCGAGGTTTTCATGGGTTATCATCTATCACAACTAATGAAGCTATGAGTAGCTTAACAGGTGTTACATTGTCTATATTCTCATTCCTTTTAAATCTACTCCCAGACTGCAAAAATTctaaagttgataaaaaaacaaaattattgataacATTGGTGAAACTAAAAACCGGTTTGACATTTACCGCGATGTCAGTCTTGTTCGATATTCATCGCACTACTGTTTatcgaatatttataaataatctgCAGCAGATgaacataataataaaaaacttCATTTTCTGGCCATCAAAAGTCGCTGTACAAACAACCTTACCAGAAGCATTCAAAATACATTACCCCAACACACGTGTTATTATTGATTGCACCGAAGTCAAGACAGAAGTTCCACCAGAAGTTAAACATCGGGTTCTAATGTATTCAGATTATAAACATCATcacacaataaaattttcagttggATGTGCTCCAAATGGATTTATAAGTTTTCTGTCAAAGTGTTATGGTGGTCGTGCTGGTGATTGTTACATTACAAATGATTGTGGTTTAGTGGATTTAATTGAGCCTGGAGATGTTGTGCTAGCAGATAAAGGATTCCCACAAATACAAACTAAAGTCGACGAAAAAAACGCAATCTTTGTGATGCCTCCATTTTGTACAAAAGATCAATTTTCACCTGAGGAAGTAGATGAAACTTACAATATTGCTTCAGTGAGAATACACATTGAACGAGTGAATCAAAGAATAAAAGACTTTTATATTCTCTCCAAAGTGCCAGCATCACTATTTTCTCTTAttgatgaaattgtttttgtcaTTTGTgctattataaatattcaaaagcCTCTGTTCAAAGAACGAGATCAATCAACGACAGAATGTAAAACGAAGGaataa